A window of the Lolium perenne isolate Kyuss_39 chromosome 7, Kyuss_2.0, whole genome shotgun sequence genome harbors these coding sequences:
- the LOC127318648 gene encoding uncharacterized protein, translating into MAASDASPSGRHVPHLRLAVPPRLAAHPSFRFPTTPLPTPSKTRLPAAAGAGASPYAAALLRLLALHSLFLLASAARALPSLPHLFLLPPLLAILSAAAVLVMPTATKTQPHPFPALRRLLRPALFLALSLLLRFASLHLIPSPGLLVLADSAGALLARALTNRPSRRRVISVAAASLSLAAISPSHSVLLALPFASGLLSSAEHSASGRHVTRSRHARAAVFALAAAFLSVPALVGLFFLGGNDTSDGAGAVPIAQLWWLLLNAAVFGMALGRRQAYDSSGSRPSMNFAMTFVCTVVMELVYYPKLFLPGFLICGFLLWVASRELAPSGYVELGSTDNVSESVYEAVMGPVRHILSERKSRKIAAFLLINTAYMFVEFASGFMSDSLGLLSDACHMLFDCAALAIGLYASYIARLPANGMYNYGRGRFEVLSGYVNAVFLVLVGALIVLESFERILEPREISTSSLLTVSVGGLVVNIIGLVFFHEEHHHAHGGSCSHSHSHSHSHGHGHEDHHHDHVHHKENACSGHHGDTNKSHHHNHQHHSNNVESHHSTSMENTSTQHSHHGCSHEHHHHGHMEHHQQGGGHAHQDCSSVSSEQGLLEIPLRNMHSHHSESQSCNGELESPETGNNHGKPANRRHIDHNMEGIFLHVLADTMGSVGVVISTLLIKYKGWLIADPICSVFISIMIVASVLPLLRNSAEILLQRVPRSHEKDLKVALDDVMRIEGVIGVHDVHLWNLTNTDIVGTFHLRISAEADKSVIRESASRIFHEAGIQDLTIQIECVKR; encoded by the coding sequence ATGGCCGCCTCGGACGCCTCCCCCTCAGGCCGGCACGTGCCTCACCTTCGCCTCGCCGTGCCGCCGCGCCTCGCCGCCCACCCCTCCTTCCGCTTCCCCACCACGCCCCTCCCCACCCCATCCAAGACGcgcctccccgccgccgccggtgccGGCGCTTCCCCGTACGCCGCtgcgctcctccgcctcctcgcacTCCACTCGCTCTTCCTTCTCGCGTCCGCCGCTCGAGCGCTCCCCTCCCTGCCCCACCTCTTCCTGCTCCCGCCGCTCCTCGCCATCCTCTCCGCCGCCGCGGTCCTCGTCATGCCCACAGCCACCAAGACCCAGCCCCACCCCTTCCCGgcgctccgccgcctcctccggccCGCCCTCTTCCTAGCGCTGTCCCTTCTCCTCCGGTTCGCGTCCCTCCACCTCATCCCCTCCCCCGGCCTCCTCGTCCTCGCGGACTCCGCCGGAGCATTGCTCGCCCGCGCCCTCACTAACCGTCCCTCCCGCCGCCGCGTCATCTCCGTCGCAGCCGCCTCCCTTTCGCTCGCGGCCATATCGCCTTCCCACTCCGTGCTTCTCGCACTCCCCTTCGCCTCCGGCCTCCTATCCTCCGCCGAGCACTCTGCATCAGGGCGACATGTCACCCGCAGCCGCCACGCCCGTGCGGCAGTGTTTGCCCTGGCTGCCGCCTTCCTCTCCGTGCCGGCACTCGTGGGCCTCTTCTTTCTCGGTGGCAATGACACTAGCGATGGCGCTGGAGCCGTGCCGATTGCCCAGCTCTGGTGGCTGCTCCTTAACGCTGCTGTCTTTGGCATGGCGTTGGGGCGCCGGCAAGCCTATGACAGCAGTGGCAGCAGGCCAAGCATGAATTTTGCCATGACGTTTGTGTGCACTGTTGTGATGGAGCTGGTGTACTACCCAAAGCTCTTCTTACCAGGCTTCTTAATCTGTGGGTTCCTCTTGTGGGTCGCCAGCAGGGAGCTGGCCCCTTCAGGATATGTTGAGCTTGGGAGCACAGACAACGTGTCCGAGTCGGTGTACGAGGCGGTCATGGGGCCAGTCCGCCATATCCTCAGTGAACGCAAGTCCAGGAAGATTGCTGCTTTTCTGTTGATCAATACAGCTTACATGTTTGTGGAGTTTGCCAGCGGTTTCATGAGTGATAGTCTTGGGCTGCTCTCCGATGCTTGCCATATGTTGTTTGATTGTGCAGCTCTGGCAATTGGACTATATGCATCGTACATTGCGAGGCTGCCTGCAAATGGAATGTATAACTACGGAAGGGGCAGGTTTGAGGTGCTATCTGGGTATGTTAATGCAGTGTTCCTGGTACTTGTTGGGGCACTCATTGTGTTGGAGTCATTTGAGAGGATACTTGAGCCTCGGGAGATATCGACAAGTAGCCTTTTGACAGTTTCAGTTGGTGGACTTGTCGTAAATATCATTGGATTGGTTTTCTTTCATGAGGAGCACCATCATGCGCATGGCGGCAGCTGTTCTCACTCCCATTCACATTCTCATTCACACGGCCATGGCCATGAAGATCACCATCATGATCATGTTCATCACAAGGAGAATGCATGTTCTGGTCATCATGGAGACACAAACAAGAGCCATCATCATAATCACCAACATCATAGTAACAATGTGGAGAGTCATCACAGTACCTCCATGGAGAACACCAGTACTCAACATAGCCACCACGGCTGTAGCCAcgagcatcatcaccatggccatATGGAACATCACCAGCAGGGTGGAGGTCACGCTCATCAAGATTGCAGCAGCGTCAGCAGTGAGCAAGGACTTCTTGAGATTCCACTGAGAAATATGCACTCTCATCACTCAGAATCACAGTCTTGTAATGGAGAACTGGAATCACCAGAAACTGGAAACAACCATGGTAAACCAGCTAACAGACGTCACATCGACCATAACATGGAAGGTATCTTCTTACATGTCCTAGCCGACACAATGGGAAGCGTTGGTGTTGTGATCTCAACCTTGCTGATCAAATACAAGGGATGGCTAATAGCAGATCCCATTTGCTCTGTTTTCATTTCAATAATGATTGTAGCTTCTGTCCTTCCATTGTTGAGGAATTCTGCTGAGATTTTGTTGCAAAGAGTTCCAAGGAGCCATGAGAAGGACTTGAAAGTAGCATTGGATGATGTCATGAGGATTGAGGGTGTGATTGGAGTCCATGATGTTCATTTATGGAACTTAACGAATACTGATATTGTAGGAACTTTTCATCTTCGTATATCAGCGGAAGCTGACAAATCTGTTATAAGAGAAAGTGCTTCACGGATATTTCATGAAGCTGGGATTCAAGATCTGACTATTCAGATCGAATGTGTCAAAAGATAG